The following proteins come from a genomic window of Tepidiforma thermophila:
- the moeB gene encoding molybdopterin-synthase adenylyltransferase MoeB, with protein MSVNVYIPTPFRHLVGNRANVRATGVTVRDIIDDLDRQYPGFRAQLVDSSGKRARHINIYVNQVEIENLADEATELHEGDEVAVIPALAGGAPTALTPEMVERYSRHIIMPQVGSAGQRKIIESRVLIIGAGGLGSPVALYLALAGVGTIGIVDFDVVDRSNLQRQILHQTDDIGKPKVQSARETLLAHNPNIEVVTHETPITSDNAMEIISQYDIVVNGADNFATRYLVNDACYLLKKPLVDGSILMFDGQATTYLPGKGCYRCLYPAPPPPGMVPSCAEAGVLGAMCATIGSIQATEVLKLILEIGEPLVNRLLLYDALTLEFRIVKIRRDPNCPLCGDNPTIHELIDYEAFCGAPIPHAAAPFGG; from the coding sequence GTGTCAGTCAACGTCTACATCCCCACGCCGTTTCGCCACCTCGTCGGCAACCGCGCGAACGTGCGTGCTACCGGCGTCACCGTCCGCGACATCATCGACGACCTCGACCGCCAGTACCCCGGCTTCCGCGCCCAGCTCGTCGATAGCTCCGGCAAGCGCGCCCGCCACATCAACATCTACGTCAACCAGGTCGAAATCGAAAACCTCGCCGACGAAGCCACCGAGCTCCATGAAGGCGATGAGGTCGCCGTCATCCCCGCCCTTGCCGGCGGCGCACCCACCGCCCTCACCCCCGAGATGGTCGAGCGGTACAGCCGCCACATCATCATGCCCCAGGTCGGCAGCGCCGGTCAGCGCAAAATCATCGAGTCGCGGGTCCTCATCATCGGCGCCGGCGGCCTCGGCTCCCCCGTCGCCCTCTACCTCGCCCTCGCCGGCGTCGGCACCATCGGCATCGTCGACTTTGACGTCGTCGACCGCTCCAACCTCCAGCGCCAAATCCTCCACCAGACCGACGACATCGGGAAGCCGAAAGTCCAGTCGGCCCGCGAAACCCTCCTCGCCCACAACCCGAACATCGAGGTCGTCACCCACGAAACGCCGATCACCAGCGACAACGCCATGGAGATCATCAGCCAGTACGACATCGTGGTGAACGGCGCCGACAACTTCGCCACCCGCTACCTCGTCAACGATGCCTGCTACCTGCTCAAGAAGCCGCTCGTCGATGGCTCCATCCTCATGTTCGACGGGCAGGCCACCACCTACCTCCCCGGCAAGGGATGCTACCGCTGCCTCTACCCGGCCCCGCCGCCGCCCGGCATGGTCCCCAGCTGCGCCGAAGCCGGCGTCCTCGGCGCCATGTGCGCCACCATCGGCAGCATCCAGGCCACCGAAGTCCTCAAGCTCATCCTCGAAATCGGCGAACCCCTCGTGAACCGCCTCCTCCTCTACGATGCCCTCACCCTCGAGTTCCGCATCGTCAAAATCCGCCGCGACCCCAACTGCCCGCTCTGCGGCGACAACCCCACCATCCACGAGCTGATCGACTACGAAGCCTTCTGCGGTGCGCCCATCCCCCACGCCGCCGCGCCGTTCGGCGGCTAG
- the cysK gene encoding cysteine synthase A, with amino-acid sequence MTVPTGRPLVADSVLDLIGGTPLVRLKRVIPQDAATVLGKMESLNPGGSVKDRIALAMIEEAERSGRLAPGSTIVEPTSGNTGIGLALVAAVKGYRLILTMPEDMSVERRRLLERYGAELVLTPAIEGMTGAVFAAQELCREHPDYFMPQQFENPANPAIHEQTTAREILEATGGRIDAFVAGVGTGGTITGVGHVLRAELGDRVHIVAVEPARSPVLSGGRAGMHAIQGIGASFIPGVLDRQVYNEIIRVEDRDAVQWSKKLAREEGILAGISAGANVFAARKIAERLGAGKTVVTVICDTGERYLSVNM; translated from the coding sequence ATGACCGTGCCAACCGGGCGCCCACTGGTCGCCGATTCCGTCCTCGACCTCATCGGGGGAACCCCCCTCGTCCGCCTCAAGCGCGTCATTCCCCAGGACGCCGCCACCGTCCTCGGCAAAATGGAAAGCCTCAACCCCGGCGGCAGCGTCAAAGACCGCATCGCCCTCGCCATGATCGAGGAAGCAGAGCGCTCCGGCCGCCTCGCCCCCGGCTCCACCATCGTCGAGCCCACCTCCGGCAACACCGGCATCGGCCTCGCCCTCGTCGCCGCCGTCAAAGGCTACCGGCTCATCCTCACCATGCCCGAAGACATGTCCGTCGAGCGCCGCCGCCTCCTCGAACGGTACGGCGCTGAACTCGTTCTCACCCCGGCCATCGAAGGCATGACCGGCGCCGTCTTCGCCGCCCAGGAACTCTGCCGCGAACACCCCGACTACTTCATGCCCCAGCAGTTCGAAAACCCCGCCAACCCTGCCATCCACGAGCAGACCACCGCACGTGAAATCCTCGAAGCCACCGGCGGCCGCATCGACGCCTTCGTCGCCGGCGTCGGCACCGGCGGCACCATTACCGGCGTCGGCCACGTCCTCCGCGCCGAACTCGGCGACCGCGTCCACATCGTCGCCGTCGAACCGGCCCGCTCGCCCGTCCTCTCCGGCGGCCGCGCCGGCATGCACGCCATCCAGGGCATCGGCGCCAGCTTCATCCCCGGCGTCCTCGACCGCCAGGTCTACAACGAAATCATCCGCGTCGAAGACCGCGACGCCGTCCAGTGGTCGAAGAAGCTCGCCCGCGAAGAAGGCATCCTCGCCGGCATCTCCGCTGGCGCCAACGTCTTCGCCGCCCGCAAAATCGCCGAGCGCCTCGGCGCCGGCAAGACGGTCGTCACCGTCATCTGCGACACTGGAGAGCGCTACCTCAGCGTCAACATGTAA
- a CDS encoding RrF2 family transcriptional regulator — protein MRVSTRGDYGLRALIELAANYGGGPLQSSEIALRRHIPEQYLDQLLATLRKAGFIRSVRGPSGGHELVRPPDQITVKEVIEALEGSLSPVAWLDEPPEMTDHPHQCGQREIWERIRKATEEILSAYTVADLLEREPTAVAGRWVI, from the coding sequence ATGCGCGTCTCCACCCGCGGCGATTACGGGCTCCGCGCCCTCATCGAACTCGCCGCCAACTACGGCGGCGGCCCACTCCAGTCCTCCGAAATCGCCCTCCGCCGCCACATCCCTGAGCAGTACCTCGACCAGCTCCTCGCCACCCTCCGCAAGGCCGGCTTCATCCGCAGCGTCCGCGGGCCCTCCGGCGGCCACGAACTCGTCCGCCCGCCCGACCAGATTACCGTCAAGGAAGTCATCGAGGCCCTCGAAGGCTCCCTCTCCCCCGTCGCCTGGCTCGATGAACCCCCCGAAATGACCGACCACCCCCACCAGTGCGGCCAGCGCGAAATCTGGGAGCGCATCCGCAAAGCCACTGAGGAGATCCTCTCCGCCTACACCGTCGCCGACCTGCTCGAACGCGAGCCCACCGCTGTCGCCGGGAGATGGGTGATATGA
- a CDS encoding S49 family peptidase: MGYGPGLQAWYSGPYPPPGAREGTWTMIWRTGVKAVVAAGCFGVTLGFAFFLPVIILAVIIAAVSDSGGNGEDVVYGEADAPGKLLSIPVTGVILGEELEPSGFFGLPGVVYGYEVREKLRKAAEDKDVAGVILEFETPGGTIFGARAIAAGIEEYRSKTGKPVVAFVAGLSASGGMYAMAPADLIVADYGSLVGSIGVTMGAVEYWDGIFATEGGIFGGGVTTRNGIIFQPITAGRSKDVGAPYRPLTEQEKAELQRGVDNEYAEFVRYVAAKREIPEATIRDRIGAMVYDNRTAEELGLIDGTADRPEAYARAAALAGLEAGKFRVVRESGGVSFWSGVLGRLGLRREDRSPAAAEGPTRICFPAHAILAYYGDPVALCARGR; encoded by the coding sequence GTGGGCTACGGGCCGGGGCTGCAGGCCTGGTACAGCGGGCCGTATCCGCCGCCGGGGGCGCGCGAGGGGACCTGGACGATGATCTGGCGGACCGGCGTGAAGGCGGTCGTGGCGGCGGGGTGCTTCGGCGTGACGCTGGGGTTTGCGTTCTTCCTGCCGGTCATCATCCTCGCGGTCATCATCGCTGCGGTCTCGGATTCGGGCGGGAACGGCGAGGATGTGGTGTACGGCGAGGCCGATGCCCCGGGGAAACTGCTCTCCATCCCGGTGACGGGGGTGATCCTCGGGGAGGAGCTGGAGCCTTCGGGGTTTTTCGGGCTGCCGGGCGTGGTGTACGGGTATGAGGTGCGTGAGAAGCTGCGGAAGGCGGCCGAGGACAAGGACGTCGCCGGGGTGATTCTCGAGTTCGAAACGCCGGGCGGGACGATCTTCGGGGCGCGGGCGATTGCGGCCGGGATCGAGGAGTACCGGTCGAAGACCGGGAAGCCGGTAGTGGCGTTCGTGGCGGGGCTGAGCGCCTCGGGCGGGATGTACGCGATGGCGCCGGCGGACCTGATCGTGGCGGACTACGGCAGCCTCGTCGGGAGCATCGGGGTGACGATGGGAGCGGTGGAGTACTGGGACGGGATCTTCGCGACCGAGGGCGGCATTTTCGGCGGCGGGGTGACCACGCGGAACGGCATTATCTTCCAGCCGATCACGGCGGGCCGTTCGAAGGACGTGGGGGCGCCGTACCGGCCGCTGACGGAGCAGGAGAAGGCCGAGCTGCAGCGGGGCGTGGACAACGAGTACGCGGAGTTCGTGCGGTATGTGGCGGCCAAGCGGGAGATCCCGGAGGCGACGATCCGGGACCGGATCGGGGCGATGGTGTACGACAACCGGACAGCGGAGGAGCTCGGGCTGATCGACGGGACGGCGGACCGGCCTGAGGCGTACGCGCGGGCCGCGGCGCTGGCGGGGCTGGAGGCCGGGAAGTTCCGGGTGGTGCGGGAGTCCGGGGGGGTGTCGTTCTGGTCGGGCGTGCTGGGGAGGCTCGGGCTGCGCAGGGAGGATCGTTCGCCGGCAGCGGCTGAGGGGCCGACGCGCATCTGCTTCCCGGCGCACGCGATCCTGGCCTACTACGGTGACCCGGTGGCGCTCTGCGCGCGGGGGCGATAG